The nucleotide sequence GATTCTCAAGCAGTGCGCGAACGGCTTCGGTGCAGCCGCACTCACTGCCCTGCTGCAGGATCGTGCCTTCGCCAGTGAATCAACGGGAAAAACACACTTCCCACCTCAAGCAAAAAACGTCATTTTCCTGTACATGGACGGCGGTCCTTCGCAGGTAGACACCTTCGATCCCAAACCGATGCTGTCAAAATTTAATGGCAAAAGTCCCGGCGACTTCTTCAAAGTCGAGGCCACCCAGTTTGATAACGTCGGCAAAGTCCTGGAGAGTCCCTGGAAGTTTAAACCATACGGCGAGAGTGGTATCCCGGTCAGCGACCTGTTTCCCCAGATTGGCTCCTGTATTGATGACATGGCCGTCATTCGCTCGGTCGTCTCGCAATTTCCGGAGCATACCTTTGCCAACTACTTCCTGCATACAGGCAGTGGACTGCAGGGACGTCCCAGCATGGGCGCCTGGGTGAATTACGGACTGGGTAGCGAATGTCAGGACCTGCCCGGCTTTGTCGTGATCAATGGCGGCCTGATCCCTCCCGGTGGACTGGATTGTTTTAACAGCGGTTTTCTCCCTGCCAGCTTTCAGGGCTCTATCTTCAAACCGGGGGGCAGTGGCATCGCCAATGTGGAACGACAGGAAAAATCCGGTCAGACCCAAATTCAGAAGCTCAAACTGATGCAGCAGCTGGATCTGCTCAAACAGCAGCAGACCGGCGTCCATGATGAAATCGAATCCGCGATTTCCAATTATGAACTCGCTTATAAAATGCAGATGGCCATCCCCGACCTGATGACATTCAACAGCGAAAGCAAAGCCACGCTGGACCTGTATGGTTTCAATGCAGAGTATGCCCCCACACGCACTTACGGTGCGGAGTGCCTGCTCGCCCGGAGACTCGTCGAACGCGGAGTCCGCTTCGTGGAGTTGACCTGCCCGAATGTCAAAGGGGATCGCTGGGATCAGCACAGTAATCTGAAACGGGATCATGAAAATAACGCCCGCGCCGTCGATCAACCGATCGCCGGACTGCTGAAAGATCTGAAACAGCGCGGACTGCTGGAATCGACCCTGGTCATCTGGGGGGGCGAGTTCGGCAGAACCCCCTTTGCGCAAGGCAAGAACGGGCGGGATCATAATCCGTTCGGCTTTACCATGTGGATGGCCGGCGGAGGCATTAAGGGAGGCATGACCTATGGCGCCACCGATGACTGGGGCTACAAAGTCGTCGAAAATCGCGTCGAAATTCACGACATTCATGCGACAATGCTGCACCTGCTGGGACTGGAGCATACCAGGTCCACGTTCCGTTTTGGAGGTCGTGACATGCGTCTGACTGACGTGCATGGCCATGTGATCCACGACATCATCGCTTAAGCTGGTCACTATACAATTCGATTGCATATTTTGAAGAGGCGCTCAGATGGTCAAACACTGGCAAAGTATTTGTTGTGTATTCTCAATGTGTCTCGTTTTTTCCGCCGGGCAGCTTCGCGCGGAAGACTGGCCCGCTTTTAGAGGACCTCTGGGAAATGGCATCTCCCAGGAAACCGATGTACCGCTCAAATGGAGCGCCGAAGAAAATATCCTCTGGAAAGCACCGCTGCCTGCTCCTGGTAACAGCAGTCCCATCGTTTCAAATGGCAAAGTTTTTATCACCTGTGCTGAAAACGAAGGTCGCAAACGCAGTCTGTACTGTTTTGACAGAACCAGTGGAAAGCAGCTCTGGGTTCGTTCTGTAGAACCTGACAAAGTCATGCCGACGCATAAGACCAATAACTATTGTGGCTCGACCCCCGCCGCTGATGGTAAGCGGGTTGTAGTCTGGCATTCTTCAGCCGGTTTATACTGTTATGACTTTGCAGGCAAAGAACTCTGGCATCGCAGCCTGGGGGAATTTGAACACATCTGGGGCTACGGTGCTTCGCCTGTACTGCACGCAGGCAAGATCATTCTGCATTGTGGACCAGGCAAGCGGGTTTTCATGACTGCCCTCGACCTGGAAAGTGGAAAAACGCTCTGGGAAACCAATGAACCGGTTGCCGGCGACGGTCAATATAATGACCAGAGGAAGTACATGGGTTCCTGGAGTACTCCGGTCATCGCGAATGTGAACGGTCAGACGCTTATCATCTGCAGCATGGCGCTGCGAGTGAATGCCTATGAGCCCACATCCGGTAAAATCATCTGGAGTTGTGAAGGTCTACATGGAAAGAAAGGGGATCTCGCCTATACCTCCCCAGTGTTGGCAAACAAGATTTGTGTGGCCATGGGTGGCTTTAATGGTCCCGCGATCGGCTTCAGGATGCAGGGCAGCGGCAATATTACAGACGCGCAACGATTGTGGCTGAAAGAACCGAATCCGCAGCGGATCTCTACCGGCATCTTTACGAACGGCCATCTGTTCATGGCTAACGCCGGGCCGAATCTGTTTCAATGTCTGAATCCTGCCACAGGGGAAATCGTCTGGCAGGAGCGCTCCGGAGGAGCCGCCTGCTGGGGTTCCATGGTCTTAGCCGACAAACATCTGTATGTCACCGATCAGAATGGAACGACGCACGTCTTCCAACCGAGCACTGCCGGGCTGGAAAAAGTTGCAGAGAACCCGCTGAAGGAACGCAGCAATTCCACACCTGCTGTTTCTGACGGACAGGTCTTTATCAGAACATTTCGGCACCTCTACTGCATCGGAAAGTAGTCCGTTGAGAGACTGCTTTATAGGCTGACCATGCTGCAGCGGGTGAATTGAACTCCGGATTTACCAGAGTTCAATTTCCAGTTCGAGATCCACGCCGAATTTTTCAGAAACCGTGTTCTGTGCCAGATTGATCAGATCGAGTACGTTTTCTGTCGTGGCGTTCTCATCGTTAATGATGAAATTAGCATGTCGATCACTGATCTCTGCACCTCCAATACGAGTGCCTTTCAGACCAGCCTGCTCAATCAAAGCACCAGCGTGCATGCCACGAGGATTCTTGAAAATGCAACCGGCTGACTGGTGGGTCAAAGGCTGATTCGCCTTTTTCATGATCCAGTTCTTTTTCATCCGGTTTGTGACTTCTTCCGAATCATCAGCCGTCAGTTCGAATACTGCTTCGATAATCGCCAGTTCATTGATACTGCTCTCACGGTAGCTGAAGCTCAGTTCGTCCGCAGTTCGCACAAACTTTTCTCCCCGCGCGGTCAGAACAGTGACGGAAGTCGCGAACTGGCCGGTATCGCCATTATGGCCGCCGGCATTGCCATGTAATGCGCCGCCAACAGTTCCCGGAATTCCGACCAGGGACTCCAGGCCCGCCAGACCCGCTTTGACCGTTTCTGAGACCAGGTTGGAGAGTAAAGCCCCCGCGCCGGCAGTGACCGTTGTCCCCTCGATGCTGATTTTAGAAAACTCGTCGGCATGGATGCGAATGACGGCCCCCTGCACACCGGAATCTTTAATCAGAATATTAGAGGCACCGCCAAAGACGCGTACCGGAATTTCATTCTCAACACAGCATTTGATCACAGCCTGCAGTTCGTCTGCGTTCCGTGGTTCCAGAAAGAACTGTGCTGGCCCCCCTATTTTGAAATAGGAATATTTGGCCAGTGGTTCAGATGGTTTGAGAATCTCTTTGAAGTCTTCGATTGAACTCATGATGGATCCGATTTATTTCGCCCGCTCCCATAGTAATGATAATATCACCAGATTGAGCCTCAGTCTCTAAAGTTGAGAGCATCTGGTCAAGGGAACTGCTGAAACTGACCGAAGCATTATGCAGAAGAATTCGCCGAACCAGCTCTTTTGACGTTTCGACAGGTTCTTCAGCGAGTTTTTCGCGAGCGGCATACACGGGAGCAATCAGAATCCGGTCCGCCTGCTGAAAGCTGCCGGCATAATAATCCATCAACGCCTGTGTACGCGAAACCTGATGCGGTTCATACAGACACCAGATCCGGCGATCGGGATATTCCTGCCTTAACATCTTTAATGTCGCCTGAATGGCTGTCGGATGATGGGCATAATCATCGAACAGTGTTAACCCCTTATAGGACCCCATCCGCTCGTAACGTCGACGAATCCCGGGGAATTCGTAAATCCCCTCTCGAATCTGTTCCGCATCAATCCCGGCGGTATGACAGAGAATGGCAGCGACCATCGCGTTGGAAACGTTATGTTTTCCCGTTTTCTGTAGCGAAATTTCAGAAAAATACTCTCCCTGATGGAACAGTCGAAACCGCAACCCGAACGCCGTCGATTTAATATCGGTAGCCCACCAGTCCGCCCCGCGTTCCAGCGAAAACGTGGAGATTTTTGCTTTACAGGCTTCACGCAGCTTCTGTAAGCCCATGCAGGTAGAGGGTAATACTAATGTCCCTCCCTTAGGTATCCGCGCCACGAACTCGGCATAAGCGGTTGTCATATCATCCTGATTTTTAAAATAATCAAAATGGTCGGGTTCGATATTGGTAATCGCTGCGTAAAAAGGGAATAAATTCAGAAAACTACGCTGATATTCACAGCTCTCAGCGACGAACAAAGCACCTTCACCAGCCCAGCCATTCAGATTCTGGCTGCATAGTTCGGCTCCAATGACCGCGGAAGGGGATACGCCGGCATTCTGCAGGATAAATGCAGTCAAAGCTGTGGTCGTGCTTTTCCCATGCGTACCGGCAATACAGACTCCCTGCTTCTGACGCATCAGATGCCCCAGCATCTGAGCATACGAAAACTGGGGAATTCCCATTCGTTGTGCAAATCGACGCTCCGGATTCGCCAGACCGATCGCAGGGCTATAGACAAGTACACTCGTCCCTTCGGGTACAAACCGCATGTCATGCCCCTGGTGCACGCGGTATCCTCCTGCACGCAAAGCAGGTTCTGTAGCGAGAGGGGGGCTTAAATCAGATCCTGTGACTCGACAGCCGGCACTAGCCAGATATTCTGCCAGGGCCTTCATTCCGGAACCGCAAATGCCAACCAGATGGGCTGAAGCCGGCAAGGCAGATGATTCCAGACGTAGCCCGTCTGCTGACTGACTTTGCTGATGAATATTCTCTTTTGACAGGATCATAATCGCCTTAATGTTTATCTGAAGTTCCCGATGATATTTCTCGCAGGGGTTTTCCCAGACAAGTGGCAGGCCTCGGCTGGATCGGTCCGAAATCCTACGTCTCTAACTATCGGGAATCAGCGCGTTCTGAATCCATTGGTTATGACTTTTGTTTCGACTGGATAAACATTATCGAATAGCAAGATCCTGTTGCATCAAGCCGGTAGGCTGGTGAAAATTGATAAGACAGGAAGACTCAGCCTGATTTTTACCCGAATCAGGAAGAATTCATTGATCTCCTGCCAATTTTCGTAAGTTCTTATAATTCTTCTCCGGCTGCGATACAATGCATTATGCCTCGAAATGGAATCTGTCTGAAGATCAGTTTTCAGGTCCCGTTTTCCATCAGACGCTGGTTAACGGAATTGCTACACAAGGAGAATCATCATGCAGACATCCGATTTTGATAAACAGGCCGCACATCGCTATTTTGCCGCGGACAGC is from Gimesia maris and encodes:
- the murB gene encoding UDP-N-acetylmuramate dehydrogenase, with translation MSSIEDFKEILKPSEPLAKYSYFKIGGPAQFFLEPRNADELQAVIKCCVENEIPVRVFGGASNILIKDSGVQGAVIRIHADEFSKISIEGTTVTAGAGALLSNLVSETVKAGLAGLESLVGIPGTVGGALHGNAGGHNGDTGQFATSVTVLTARGEKFVRTADELSFSYRESSINELAIIEAVFELTADDSEEVTNRMKKNWIMKKANQPLTHQSAGCIFKNPRGMHAGALIEQAGLKGTRIGGAEISDRHANFIINDENATTENVLDLINLAQNTVSEKFGVDLELEIELW
- a CDS encoding DUF1501 domain-containing protein — protein: MHCGKFRQQYTRREILKQCANGFGAAALTALLQDRAFASESTGKTHFPPQAKNVIFLYMDGGPSQVDTFDPKPMLSKFNGKSPGDFFKVEATQFDNVGKVLESPWKFKPYGESGIPVSDLFPQIGSCIDDMAVIRSVVSQFPEHTFANYFLHTGSGLQGRPSMGAWVNYGLGSECQDLPGFVVINGGLIPPGGLDCFNSGFLPASFQGSIFKPGGSGIANVERQEKSGQTQIQKLKLMQQLDLLKQQQTGVHDEIESAISNYELAYKMQMAIPDLMTFNSESKATLDLYGFNAEYAPTRTYGAECLLARRLVERGVRFVELTCPNVKGDRWDQHSNLKRDHENNARAVDQPIAGLLKDLKQRGLLESTLVIWGGEFGRTPFAQGKNGRDHNPFGFTMWMAGGGIKGGMTYGATDDWGYKVVENRVEIHDIHATMLHLLGLEHTRSTFRFGGRDMRLTDVHGHVIHDIIA
- a CDS encoding PQQ-binding-like beta-propeller repeat protein; the protein is MCLVFSAGQLRAEDWPAFRGPLGNGISQETDVPLKWSAEENILWKAPLPAPGNSSPIVSNGKVFITCAENEGRKRSLYCFDRTSGKQLWVRSVEPDKVMPTHKTNNYCGSTPAADGKRVVVWHSSAGLYCYDFAGKELWHRSLGEFEHIWGYGASPVLHAGKIILHCGPGKRVFMTALDLESGKTLWETNEPVAGDGQYNDQRKYMGSWSTPVIANVNGQTLIICSMALRVNAYEPTSGKIIWSCEGLHGKKGDLAYTSPVLANKICVAMGGFNGPAIGFRMQGSGNITDAQRLWLKEPNPQRISTGIFTNGHLFMANAGPNLFQCLNPATGEIVWQERSGGAACWGSMVLADKHLYVTDQNGTTHVFQPSTAGLEKVAENPLKERSNSTPAVSDGQVFIRTFRHLYCIGK
- the murC gene encoding UDP-N-acetylmuramate--L-alanine ligase, with product MILSKENIHQQSQSADGLRLESSALPASAHLVGICGSGMKALAEYLASAGCRVTGSDLSPPLATEPALRAGGYRVHQGHDMRFVPEGTSVLVYSPAIGLANPERRFAQRMGIPQFSYAQMLGHLMRQKQGVCIAGTHGKSTTTALTAFILQNAGVSPSAVIGAELCSQNLNGWAGEGALFVAESCEYQRSFLNLFPFYAAITNIEPDHFDYFKNQDDMTTAYAEFVARIPKGGTLVLPSTCMGLQKLREACKAKISTFSLERGADWWATDIKSTAFGLRFRLFHQGEYFSEISLQKTGKHNVSNAMVAAILCHTAGIDAEQIREGIYEFPGIRRRYERMGSYKGLTLFDDYAHHPTAIQATLKMLRQEYPDRRIWCLYEPHQVSRTQALMDYYAGSFQQADRILIAPVYAAREKLAEEPVETSKELVRRILLHNASVSFSSSLDQMLSTLETEAQSGDIIITMGAGEINRIHHEFNRRLQRDSQTI